In Mammaliicoccus sp. Marseille-Q6498, the genomic stretch ACTGGTATTTCTTATTCTTATATCAAATACTTAAATATTCATTTGCATCTGGTCCATATAACACATTTGGTGCTATCGTATTGCCAGGTATCGCTTTTGGTGCTTTATTATTAGCACCTTGGTTAGATAAAGGACCTGAGCGTAAATGGACAAAGAGACCAATTGCATCTGGTTTTATGCTTATTGCAATAGCTATATTATTCTATACAACTTGGGAATCTAGTTATTATCATGATTGGAAGCAACAAGCAAAGCAAGGTGAAATCGTATTCTCTAACTTAGATAAATCTGATCCAGTTTATACGGATATAATTAAGTCTAACTGTACAAGTTGTCACGGTGGAGAATTAACGGGTGGTCAAGGTCCAAACTTAGTTGAATCAAAATTACCTAAAGAAGGCGTCAAAGGATTTGTAACGAACGGGGCAGGAAAAATGCCTAGCTTTAAAGATACACTTTCTAAAGAAGAAATAGATAAAGTATCTAAATACGTTGGTGATTTACACAAAACAGACGCTAAAGGTAAAGAAATTAAAAAATAATAAGCTGATATAGCTATTTAAATTTGATACAAACAAGGAGAAACGTGAAAAGATCTATTGATTTTCTCACGTTTCTCCTTGTTTTTTTATGTTGATTGATTAATAATATGATAGTTAGATCATACAACGATAGCCCTTACAAAGGAGTGTTTATATGGCATTTTGGAGATATGTTATGGGTCAAAAACCTATGCTTATAACATTTTTTATAGCGAATTTACTAGGCACAATTTATGGATACATATGGTATGGACATCAAATATTAGAAAGTAAATGGTATTTTTGGCCGTTCATACCCGATAGCCCAACAGCAACATTATTTTTAATTATAGCGATTGCAGCTATTTATTTTAATAAGCATTTAGGTTTGTTTGAATGTTTAGCGTTTATTACCTTAATCAAATATGGATTCTGGGCAGTCATCATGAACTTATTTGTTATGATTCATTATGAACAGCTCGTTCCAATGGCGATTATGCTTATGACATCACATGGTATTATGTGCATTCAAGCATTTATGTTTTATCCATTATTTAATATCAAAACATGGCATATCGTCGTGTCTATGATTTGGGTTTTCCATAATGATGTCATAGATTATGTGTATC encodes the following:
- a CDS encoding menaquinol-cytochrome c reductase cytochrome b/c subunit, giving the protein MHRGKGMKFVGDSRIKSYDKPKLNRDYSEFPGRTESFWPDFLLKEWMTGAVFLIAFLCLTVAHPSPLERVADPSDTGYTPLPDWYFLFLYQILKYSFASGPYNTFGAIVLPGIAFGALLLAPWLDKGPERKWTKRPIASGFMLIAIAILFYTTWESSYYHDWKQQAKQGEIVFSNLDKSDPVYTDIIKSNCTSCHGGELTGGQGPNLVESKLPKEGVKGFVTNGAGKMPSFKDTLSKEEIDKVSKYVGDLHKTDAKGKEIKK
- a CDS encoding DUF1405 domain-containing protein → MAFWRYVMGQKPMLITFFIANLLGTIYGYIWYGHQILESKWYFWPFIPDSPTATLFLIIAIAAIYFNKHLGLFECLAFITLIKYGFWAVIMNLFVMIHYEQLVPMAIMLMTSHGIMCIQAFMFYPLFNIKTWHIVVSMIWVFHNDVIDYVYHQYPVYSMLSQYESHIGYFAFWLSILTFLLLLYLQKNLKLRSKYLT